The segment taagttttcttaattttttatcacCTTTGaagataagttttaaaaatctaaatttcaaGGCATCTACTGCAACCATTGCCTTGGATGGCAGCAATTCAGCTCAGGTAAGACATGTAAGACGCAGCTAATAATCATAAAACATCAATCAAAAAGAGGTAGTAAATACTGTACTGGGTAAAAATGACTAACAATTTGAAAGAACAGAATTGCTTTTGTAACTATGTCCTAACCAAGACTTGTAAGTCTGCATATTGTTAATGGAATGGAGGCTATTTTGctcctgattttatttatatgtgtatatttaactagaaaatacaaaattGGCTCTCAGTTATCTCTAGAGAGCTCAGAGGTTAACTAGCTCTGATTACAGCATGTTGCCTGATATGGCTTGGTATATTATACATGTTAAAGGCGTATGAGGGATTTACGTAATGTATTCACAACATTGTGCCTCTCCCAAAGATACAATGAATACAAATTACAGTTAGTTGTATATGACCTGCCTTTTGCAATTTAACTTTACAAGTTAATTTTTACAATTCACGTTTTCTGTACTGTACATTTTATACTTCACTTTGGTTTCTTACTCTTCTCTTTGGTGTACACAGAAGAAATGATTCGTTTAACAAACAATGGGCTGTCTTTCATATTCAAAGATAATGCTATAACTTACTCAAATTCATCCTTGAGAAGTTCTTCTGGTGTTTTAACAGTGTGAGCTTAGAATGTGTGTTGAATGATCCAGATCACCTGGGCCTATCCACGCACGTTGAGTGGCATCTATGAGATGACCTGCTGGGTTTAGGGAATCAATCTATAACTGGGGAGTTTTACTTTGTGGGCAATAATTTAGAACTAGGCTTTTGGGGTCAACAACAAGTACCCCATCCTGGGTGCATGAAGACCAAAGGGCAGTCAGGGGGCTACTTCCAATTGAGTTCTACAAAGTTCTACAAAGAATATTCTTTATTCTCTCCTGATTCATGCACTGAAGGAAACAAGGGGAAGGAGTAACTAAAGGAAAGAATTATTAGTAGACATCTCCCAGAAATCCTGACTATCCTCTTTGCCCAATCTATTCCAAATGCACACATAAACACATCTACATCATCAAGTGTGGAACTGtgagaataagaaaatgtaacCGGTCACAAGAATTGTTTCTGTCCTCCACAGCCCTCACCCTGAATGTCCAAATTTAGCCTTGCTTCAAGGACCTACTCTAGTGACACCACCTCCAAGAAACTTCCCTGACCAATTACAGTCCTCCTACATGCCCCACCATGCCCCCTTTATTTCCGCCCACCTTAGTAATTTACTATATACTGTCTTGAATGGCAAATAATGTACGTTCACCTTGCGTTACCATCCAGATTGTACATAGGGAGGGTGGAATGAATGACCTTATGTCCTAACATACAGCAGgtatttaaataattatgtgCTGGAAGTAGGACTCATTTTTGCCTAAAGCTGACCTACAGAGTACAAAACTGTGGCCTTGATCTCATGAGGACCAAACTCTGATCTAACTAATCAGCTGGCTGTCTCACTCTTTTACTAGAAGATCCAGATCCCACCCTATTGCATGGCCCTCCGAGAGTGTAAGGGAGAACCCAAGGGGAACACAAGGGTACAGATGGGACCTCAAAGGTTGTCCTCCTGCACATTACAGGCTACCCAGGCCAACGGCCCATTAGAAAATTCTAGCCTACAATTTGATACTCAGCAAGGTGTTTTCCCTGACGCGGATGGGTTTGAAAACTGGGAGGGCCTGTGGTACTTCTTggagagggtggaggggaggagctCAGGGAACTTCTCAAGACCAGTGTCTGTCTCCGGGGCCTTTTCCCCACAGGGGcccgccctccgccctccgccctccgcccATTCTCgctgcttcctcccctcccccatccagcccctcccccatcccaccccgtctcgcgcccgccccgccccttcCACCCGCGGGGTTCCAAGGGCGGTTAACCCGCCACTGCCACGGTTACTCGGCCACTCGGAGCGGCAGGGCGCACGGGGTTGAGAGAGCCGCCTCTAGAGTTGGGCCCAGAACTGAAGAGAAGTTTTCTGGGGCTGGCCGGACCCGGGTGAGGGAGGTGGGAGCCGGCCCGAGAAAACGAAGGGGAGGTGAAGGGAAGGGAACCTGAGCGGGAGGGCCCTGGGAGGTGCGGGAGACAGCGGCAGGGAAGGCGGGGCGCAGGGATTCGGTGGCCCCGGTGAAGCCAGCTGGCTGGGCGCTCCCGGGAGTCACCTGGGCCTGGGGGGTCCGAACCTGGGGGTGCAGGTCCCCGCTGGAGCGCCGCCTGCTGGCAGTGCCAAGGGTGCGCGGCGACTTCGGCGGGGGCCAGAGCAGCCAGCGAGCCAGGCGAGAGTGCCCGGGAGGGTTCGGAGGCGTCCACCGAGGACCCGCGTCCTGGGCCTCGCGCCTAGGCACTGTCGGGCGTCTCCCCCGGTGAAATGTGGGCTCGCGGCGGGCCCGATCCCGCGGCCCGCCCGCTCGGGGATACCGCGTCGGCGCTGCGAACCATCCGGGAGCTGCAGCCCGCGGGCGCCCGGTGCTCGGTTTGTAGGCAGTGTAATTAGCTGATTGTACTCTGATGCTTACAATCACTAATTCCACTGCCATCAAAACAAGACACAGCATCACCCGCCGCCCCGCCAGGAGGAAGACGCCACCCTCGGCGGCAAACCGCCGACCCCAAGCGTTTGAGAAGAGCCCGCTGAGCTTCGAGATTTGATGCGTCAGCGTTTAGCGCTGCTGACGGAGCACGTTGTCAACATGCTAGTAACCCCTGCAGACTCCTGCGAGCTGCTGCTTCTAGATATGGTTAAACTGTTAGCAACCTCTAGGAGTAAAAGTAAGATTGTACAATACCATGTAAGCAAAGCGAAATCCGTGGTGTTGAATGGCTTTAAGACATTTAAACTGCTGGGTGGAGCCCTCTAAGTAACGCTTAATGCTGTTTGTTGTGATTCATTGTgcctatttttcattatttagtaGGGTATTCACCAACCCGCCAAGTAAAGTGAGCTACAACTGAAACAATGATTTGCCTGTCACAACGTATGGGGCACCAACCTGAGACGCAGTTTATGAtgaaagccttttcttttttctgtgagtCTAGTTACTAGGCAGTGTAGTTAGCTGATTGCTAATAGTACCAATCACTAACCACACGGCCAGGTAAAAAGATTTGGGAATTCATCTAAATGAGCTGCCTGTGCATATCAATGTTCTGGGGGTGGTGGGGATTTGGGGGATTGGAATTTGCTAACATTACCCATTGCCTATTTTTCAATAGGTCAGCCAAGAGAGATATCCACATTTTGGCTGCTAAATATACaacatatgtattatatgtatatctttATATACAATTTTTCAATATTGCTTCAGGCTCTGAACCAAAAAATTTTCGGATATGTTGGGGAATAGGATTTTTCTACTTAGCTGACTGTCATTGTATAGATttgtaatttatcaatttttgagCTATCTTTCTGTGAGACTGTATTAATATCTTGAAAGCATAAAGTGCCATAAGGTCACTATGGAAACCATAAGGCCATAAGGAAACTAAATTGTGGTTATTACCAATGTGTCCATTTCCTTTCCTAAATTGGTTTTCTGATGTCCATTTCAATTCCTGCCACAGTAATTACAACTTCCCTATCGCTGAAATGGTTAAATTGTTCCTAGATTAACCAGATCTCCCGGGAAAGCTATGCACATacacttattaatatttttataagaattcATTAACCAAAATTTTTATAGTGTTTTTCATGAAGGGACTGGGTCCACTCATCCGATGTACTTATAACTGTTGCAGTCTAAGCAGCTTTTAGTGGGACTGATGTTACAATCTAAATCGACTTTCTTTCCATAAGATTGGTCTTAAAGGATGCAGGGGGGAAAGTGTATAAAACATTAATACAGGGGTGCCTATCAGCCCAGTTCACACCTCTAGCTTCCATAGTCTAGGTTGTTAGCTGCCTTATTGAATTCACCAACCGCTGCAGGCCCAGAACTTCCCCATAGAGGGTGCTGAGCTACAGCAGTCTGGTGTGGAAAGAGGATTGGGACGGTGGAGCTAAGGGAAGCTTTATTTAGATATAGCTGGGGGGAAAGGACGCTGGTCGcgggggtgaggggaggtggaggtggtgggtAGGAGGCTaactcagaataaaagagagatgaAGTCCTCCCCCACTGGCTCCAACAGGACAAGACGCCTCAAAGTTGATGTTTTGACTCTCCTATCTCGACTCCAAGGCTTGGACTGATCCCGAAGTCTGCGATCACCGCAGAAGTGGGATTCAGGTGGCGCACAAGCGCACGCGCTAGACCCCAGCTTCTATCGAGGAAACTAAGGGCTTCCGGCCGTGGTTGTGGCCAACTTAGCGGGTTTCCGgcggaggcgggggagggggcagggggggcTGGGAGAAGGGCAAGGGAGCTTGGAGAAGTATCCTGAGTTGCCATGGAAACGAGGCCCAGCAACGGTTTTAGCAGCCGAAGGGAGTCGTGTGAAACTCACCCGCAGGGATTACTGGTATTCACCGGCTCTTCGGATCGCGATGCCAACTTGGCTAAGCAGTTCTGGATCGGGGCGTCAATGTATCCCCCTAAGGAATCTCAGTTGGTGCTGTCCAGAGGTAGCAGTCAGCGTCTGCGGGTGGCGCGGCCCTCGAGGAGCAGTGCGCTTGGTGAGTAGCTGCCTCCTGTCAGCGATTTCTGCCTCCTCCCTAACCACGGGGCAGACACCAGAGCCCCTCCCAGGAGAAACTGCCGAACCTAATTCTAAaataagaatctttcattcagaTGTCTAAAACCCTGTACAAACAGTTCTAAAATCTTCCCAGCAATCCTTCCACCCCAAAATGATCGGTAGTATCTTTGTTATATCTAAAAGTCCATCTGAAAATATCCCTTGGTTATGACATCTATTTGTCTAAACGGTATAGAATAATCTGGGAAAATGTTATATGTTGGCTGAAAAGATATGAAGGATGGTTTTTTACATAATAGAGTTCAAAAGTGAAAGCCCTAGAGAAGGTTGGAGGCAGAGTCAACATTAGGAACCAAGTTCCCTGACCTTTAAGGCCTAAGATGGGAAACTGTTATGCAATTTTTACaggtttagaaaaattaaatacctTTTATGCTGTGGCTTTTCCAATGACActtctcttttgtattttttagagaagAGTTACTTCCAGCCTTTTTTCCTTGAGAATAGCAGTAAGTACCAAGTTTTATGCCTTTCAATATCCTGATTCCttagactcttaaaaaaaaataggtaataaGTGTAAAGATACAACTTCTTCCTTTGGCATAACTTTCTGAATTGCATACCAAGACCCTGCCTCAGAGACCACCCCATTTATCCAGAGGAAAATGCCTAAATTCCTATAACACATTGA is part of the Kogia breviceps isolate mKogBre1 chromosome 7, mKogBre1 haplotype 1, whole genome shotgun sequence genome and harbors:
- the HOATZ gene encoding cilia- and flagella-associated protein HOATZ isoform X3 — encoded protein: METRPSNGFSSRRESCETHPQGLLVFTGSSDRDANLAKQFWIGASMYPPKESQLVLSRGSSQRLRVARPSRSSALEKSYFQPFFLENSKRRDVTAETLKIQESEEKKMYLQKQAKKRDEIIQLLRKQREERISESDFRVR
- the HOATZ gene encoding cilia- and flagella-associated protein HOATZ isoform X5 is translated as METRPSNGFSSRRESCETHPQGLLVFTGSSDRDANLAKQFWIGASMYPPKESQLVLSRGSSQRLRVARPSRSSALEKSYFQPFFLENSKRRDVTAETLKIQESEEKKMYLQKQAKKRDEIIQLLRKQREERISSSVYWN
- the HOATZ gene encoding cilia- and flagella-associated protein HOATZ isoform X2 translates to METRPSNGFSSRRESCETHPQGLLVFTGSSDRDANLAKQFWIGASMYPPKESQLVLSRGSSQRLRVARPSRSSALEKSYFQPFFLENSKRRDVTAETLKIQESEEKKMYLQKAKKRDEIIQLLRKQREERISKELLSLPYKPKAKVHKAKKVISESDKEDQEEVKALD
- the HOATZ gene encoding cilia- and flagella-associated protein HOATZ isoform X1; protein product: METRPSNGFSSRRESCETHPQGLLVFTGSSDRDANLAKQFWIGASMYPPKESQLVLSRGSSQRLRVARPSRSSALEKSYFQPFFLENSKRRDVTAETLKIQESEEKKMYLQKQAKKRDEIIQLLRKQREERISKELLSLPYKPKAKVHKAKKVISESDKEDQEEVKALD
- the HOATZ gene encoding cilia- and flagella-associated protein HOATZ isoform X4; translated protein: METRPSNGFSSRRESCETHPQGLLVFTGSSDRDANLAKQFWIGASMYPPKESQLVLSRGSSQRLRVARPSRSSALEKSYFQPFFLENSKRRDVTAETLKIQESEEKKMYLQKAKKRDEIIQLLRKQREERISESDFRVR